A stretch of DNA from Shewanella sediminis HAW-EB3:
CGGGGATTATTGAGCTGTTATTCAAGCGAAGTTTTCTGTCGAGGCAGGGGAAATCAATTCTCTCAACTGAGGTAGGCCAAGGCTTAATCAATAGCCTGCCTATGAGTGCGACCACGCCCGATATGACGGCACTGTGGGAGAGTAACTTAGACGCTATCTGTCGAAAAGAGGCGAAGTATTTAAGCTTCATGTCACCATTAATCGCTTCACTGTCTGAGTTAATTACTCAGGCAGGTTCACAGTTGCCTTCTGCATTGCAGGGGGTAAAGGCGCCGGCTAACAGTTTCAGGAAAAAACGCTACAGTAAGTCGCTTGGCAGTGGCCGCAAAAAGTCGACAACGGGTTCTACTTCCCGTACCTCAGCCACAAAAAAACGGGCGAGCAGTAAAACTCAAACTAAGGGCTAAGGGCTAAGGGGCAAGCTTATTTTATCGAGCGATATTGATTCGCCAGAATATCATACTCAAACCCGGAGTCGCTGAGCTTCTGTTCCAATACTGTGCTGGGGATATCCAGATCATAGAACAGAGACTGCCTGTCCTTGCAGTTATGTCTGAGGTGTTCGTTGGCGATGCCGACGAGGATCTCCGCAGGCAGCTGTTCTAAATTCGGAATATTGATCATGCTTCACCTCTGACAGGGAAATAGTAAGTGTGAGTCCGGCATCGTACGCGCCTATATCACTTAACTATGAGACCTATTTGTTGATATTTCCATCATCTCACTGTGAGATGAGCAATTTATGGTGAAAAAGTGTTAGCTTTGAATGAAGGCTGATTACATTTTCTCTGTGAGTTTTTGGTATTAGGAAGTGTGGTTATAACTTTGACCGTCATTGTTATCTATCACCTGCGGTGGGCGCCGTGTATGGATGCCCCAAAGCTTGCTACAGACTTAGTTTGTTTACGCCCTGCTTATCAGTTTTGCGATAATTCAGATAATGTGAAGCGCAAAATACAAGATCTGACCCTGAATTGGTTTTCTCATACAACCCTGTGACTCAGTATTTTTTTGTTACAGATACAGTATGGCTTTGGTGCAGAAAATTCACTATTTTGGACTTACTTATCACCCTTTCAGTCAATACTGAGGGCTAACACCTTACGGCAGTCATTCTGCCGCTAGACCACTACAGTTAATGATTAATGGTCTGAAACGGAGTTCAAATGAAACGATTTTTTATCTCTATAGCGCTATTACTCCCATGTGTGTTGAGTAGCAGTAGTTTTGCTCAAAGCAACTTCCCTCTCTTAAAAGGGCCCTATATGGGGCAAAAAACTCCTGGTTTGGTAGCCCAGCCTTTTGCACCTGGTGTGATCTCCAAGGACGGATGGGAAATCGAAGGCGTCTTTGCACCCGGCATGAAAGAGTTCTACTACACAACCAGAGCGGCCGATGGCAAAAAAATAATCGTGATCGGATTTCGTCAACAAGACGACGTCTGGAAGAAATACTTACAGTTTCCCCGTAATGGCGAAGTGACCTTCTCCCCAGACGGCACACGCATGTATATGGCTGATGGCTATAAAGATCGGCTCAACGATGGTTGGAGCGAGCGTAATACCCTTGGACCCATGTTTGATAGGGAAGATCGGGGCATTATGCGCCTATCGGCTTCCGCCAAAGAAACCTATGTGCATGATGATTATAAAGGTGGCGATGTGCTGCGAATATCAACACTCGAAAATGGAAAGCGCACAGAGCCACAACTGATGAGTGACAATTTCAATACCGGAGAGTGGACGGCGCACCCTTTCATAGCACCAGATGAAAGTTACCTTATTTGGGACAGCGAGCGACCTGAAGGGTTTG
This window harbors:
- a CDS encoding DUF4250 family protein, producing the protein MINIPNLEQLPAEILVGIANEHLRHNCKDRQSLFYDLDIPSTVLEQKLSDSGFEYDILANQYRSIK
- a CDS encoding TolB family protein — its product is MKRFFISIALLLPCVLSSSSFAQSNFPLLKGPYMGQKTPGLVAQPFAPGVISKDGWEIEGVFAPGMKEFYYTTRAADGKKIIVIGFRQQDDVWKKYLQFPRNGEVTFSPDGTRMYMADGYKDRLNDGWSERNTLGPMFDREDRGIMRLSASAKETYVHDDYKGGDVLRISTLENGKRTEPQLMSDNFNTGEWTAHPFIAPDESYLIWDSERPEGFGGSDLYISFRQDDATWGPAINMGESVNSDKWDAYASVTPDGKYILFNRGIDDNGNIDIYWVDAQIIETLRPKS